In the Candidatus Aminicenantes bacterium genome, one interval contains:
- a CDS encoding glycoside hydrolase family 3 C-terminal domain-containing protein, with translation RKVSLLEALRTTAEGRETIAYAAGCGRTVPRLGPIDAAYLRTEPGPEGKPGLRGEYFDNIELTGQPIVRRIDPRIDFHWTFLPPAEGLGTDWYSVRWSGTLIGPATGSIKLGVEANDGVRLYLDGRLIVDQWSKQTRRALTRDARLEKGKAYALKLEFNEPVRSGEVRLVWDYGVADDSEGLIGEAVRLAARSGATIVAAGIEEGESRDRADIRLPGRQAEMIRRVAATGVPTIVVLYGGSAVEMTDWIDQAGAVLAAWYPGEEGGNAVADVLRGQADPAGRLPITYPRSVAQLPLVYNHKPTGRLDDYLDITGEPLFPFGFGLSYTTFRYSDLSIDPAAIQPPGKAKISFRLENTGGRAGDEIAQLYLHDPLASVSRPVLELKGFRRVSLAPGEAKTVTFDLGPAELGLLDKDLKEIVEPGDFQVYIGSSSRDIRLRGVLKVRAK, from the coding sequence CCGCAAAGTCAGCCTGCTCGAAGCCCTGCGCACGACTGCCGAAGGCAGGGAAACGATCGCCTACGCCGCGGGCTGCGGACGCACGGTTCCGCGCCTGGGCCCGATCGACGCGGCGTACCTACGGACCGAGCCCGGGCCGGAGGGCAAGCCCGGCTTGCGCGGGGAATACTTCGACAACATCGAACTAACCGGCCAACCGATCGTCCGACGGATCGACCCCCGGATCGATTTCCATTGGACCTTCCTGCCGCCGGCCGAGGGGCTGGGGACGGACTGGTATTCCGTCCGCTGGAGCGGGACGCTCATCGGCCCGGCCACGGGGTCCATCAAGCTCGGAGTCGAGGCCAACGACGGTGTCCGCCTCTATCTCGACGGCCGCCTGATCGTCGATCAATGGAGCAAGCAGACGCGGCGCGCCCTGACCCGGGACGCTCGGCTCGAGAAAGGCAAAGCCTATGCGCTCAAGCTGGAGTTCAACGAACCGGTCCGCAGCGGTGAAGTCCGGCTGGTCTGGGATTATGGAGTCGCGGACGACTCGGAGGGCCTGATCGGGGAAGCCGTCCGTTTGGCCGCGCGATCGGGAGCCACGATCGTTGCGGCGGGGATCGAGGAGGGCGAATCGCGCGACCGGGCCGACATCCGCCTGCCCGGACGCCAAGCGGAGATGATCCGCCGCGTCGCCGCTACGGGCGTGCCCACGATCGTCGTCCTTTACGGCGGAAGCGCCGTCGAGATGACCGATTGGATCGACCAAGCCGGCGCGGTCCTGGCCGCCTGGTATCCCGGCGAAGAGGGCGGGAACGCCGTGGCCGACGTCCTCCGCGGCCAAGCCGACCCGGCCGGGCGCCTGCCCATCACCTACCCACGGTCGGTCGCTCAGCTCCCGCTCGTTTACAACCACAAACCGACGGGCCGACTGGACGACTATCTGGATATAACGGGCGAGCCGCTTTTCCCCTTCGGCTTCGGGTTGAGTTATACAACGTTCCGCTATTCGGATCTGTCGATCGATCCGGCCGCAATCCAGCCGCCGGGTAAAGCCAAGATATCATTCCGGCTGGAGAACACAGGCGGGCGGGCGGGCGACGAAATCGCCCAGCTCTACCTCCACGACCCGCTGGCTTCGGTGTCCCGACCGGTCCTGGAGCTCAAGGGATTCAGGCGCGTCAGCCTGGCGCCCGGGGAAGCCAAGACGGTGACATTCGATCTGGGGCCCGCCGAGCTCGGCCTGCTGGATAAGGACTTGAAAGAAATCGTCGAACCCGGCGACTTTCAGGTCTACATCGGGAGCTCGAGCCGGGATATCAGACTGCGGGGGGTCCTGAAAGTCCGGGCCAAGTAG
- a CDS encoding zinc ribbon domain-containing protein translates to MNASTAKTLGIILVVLIVISAAWPLKYVLFAPAGFFHGLSNGWHNLRADGDWVWPWIGFAGFFGLLLLAFWIAIVVWVYKDAEKRGMNAIVWALVAFFVHFVGVIIYLLVRSEHPIRARDSAQAGPTTVQPPAPAAPPRCPKCGQTTDTRHTFCPACGERIKPVCPACGKDVQAGWKACPNCGGSL, encoded by the coding sequence ATGAACGCTTCGACCGCGAAAACTCTCGGCATCATCCTGGTGGTCCTGATCGTGATTTCGGCCGCCTGGCCGCTGAAATACGTGCTGTTTGCCCCGGCCGGTTTCTTCCACGGGCTGTCCAACGGCTGGCACAATCTGCGCGCGGACGGCGACTGGGTCTGGCCCTGGATCGGCTTCGCCGGCTTCTTCGGCCTGCTCCTCCTGGCCTTCTGGATCGCCATCGTCGTCTGGGTCTACAAAGACGCTGAAAAGCGCGGCATGAATGCGATCGTCTGGGCTCTTGTCGCCTTTTTCGTTCATTTCGTCGGAGTGATCATCTACCTGCTGGTCCGCTCGGAGCATCCCATCCGGGCCCGCGACTCGGCCCAAGCCGGGCCGACGACGGTCCAGCCCCCGGCGCCGGCTGCCCCGCCCAGATGCCCCAAGTGCGGCCAAACAACCGATACCCGGCATACCTTCTGCCCGGCCTGCGGCGAGCGGATCAAGCCGGTCTGCCCGGCCTGCGGCAAAGACGTCCAGGCCGGCTGGAAGGCCTGCCCCAACTGCGGCGGCTCGCTTTAG
- a CDS encoding glycosyl hydrolase-related protein — MRFSAQRTLLVALAGLAVLGSVQGPALSQAPDPKVPTLYVVGYAHLDTEWRWDFPTTIREYLPKTMRTNFDFFEKYPHYTFNFSGANRYRMMKEYFPEGFEQVKKYVAAGRWYPSGSSMEENDVNSPSAESTIRQILYGTHWFKSELGKTSAEYMLPDCFGFPASLPSILAHCGLLGFSTQKLSWGSFAPVGGPDSPEKTPAGIPFNVGVWEGLDGKSIIAALNAGDYTGSVTYDLSKTPPPPAKEGQPQRRAAAIDWPARVQLNGIISGLFADYMYYGTGDTGGAPNEPSVKLMEALATNGQAILAPGAPAVKVGDGPVKVISARSDQMFLDISPETRAKLPRYKGDLELTNHSAGSITSQAYMKRWNRRNEVLADDAEMASVAADWLGGRAYPRKKLNDAWTLVMGGQFHDIIPGTSIPKAYEYAWNDEVLALNQFGGVLTSAVESVASVLDTRVQGSAVVVTNGLSIPRQDIVEAAVEFPAGAPKAVRVFGPDGKEVPAQLHNGKVLFAAKVPPVGFAVYDVRPAEAPMPSTLKVGPSSLENARYRVTLNSNGDMASIFDKFAGKELLASPARLEIKTDKPAQWPAWNMDWVDQSRPARAFVGGPVKLKVVENGPARVAFEITREAEGSTFVQTVRLAAGDAGGRVEFAMVVDWKTPGSHLKAVFPLTAKNKVATYNWDIGTIERPTNSEKQFEMPSHQWVDLTDASGSFGATLLTGAKFGSDKPDDHTLRLTLIRTPGIEGNRGYTDQTSQDWGRHEIVYGIAGHAGDFRKGGTDWQGLRLDQPLAVFAVPAHPGALGKSLSLMSVGNDRVRALAFKKAEQSDEIVVRLVEMSGKPAKGVKVAFAAPLTAARETNGVEAVVGPAKLAGGTLIADFGPFEVRSFAVKMGPPPARTGAPKFQAVPLAYDVYASTHDGRVPVGGFDAEGRTLPSEMLPARIEYGGIEFALGPADKRNAATARGQVLPLPAGTSGRVYILAASAAGDQKAAFKIGDQTVQLTIQDWGGYIGQWDNRIWTTREELVPAGQNRSGQPRLRTIQEYAGLVPGFIKPAPVAWFASHRHLQDGTNDVYAYAYLFAYAIEVPAGATTLTLPENDRIRILAVTVSDEGRAVRPVQPLFDTLEK; from the coding sequence ATGCGATTCTCCGCTCAACGAACCCTGCTCGTCGCCCTGGCCGGCCTGGCCGTCCTGGGCTCCGTCCAAGGCCCGGCCCTCAGCCAGGCTCCTGATCCCAAAGTCCCGACGCTCTATGTCGTCGGCTACGCCCACCTGGACACGGAATGGCGCTGGGACTTCCCTACCACCATCCGCGAATACCTGCCCAAGACGATGCGGACCAACTTCGATTTCTTCGAGAAGTACCCGCACTACACCTTCAACTTCAGCGGCGCCAACCGCTACCGGATGATGAAGGAGTATTTCCCCGAGGGCTTCGAGCAGGTCAAGAAGTATGTGGCCGCCGGCCGCTGGTATCCCTCCGGCTCCTCGATGGAGGAGAACGACGTCAACTCGCCTTCGGCGGAGTCGACCATCCGCCAGATTCTTTACGGCACCCATTGGTTTAAGTCCGAGCTGGGCAAGACCAGCGCCGAATACATGCTGCCCGACTGCTTCGGCTTCCCGGCCTCCCTGCCCAGCATCCTGGCCCACTGCGGCCTGCTCGGGTTCTCGACCCAGAAGCTGTCCTGGGGCTCGTTCGCCCCGGTCGGCGGGCCCGACTCGCCCGAAAAAACCCCGGCCGGCATCCCCTTCAACGTCGGCGTCTGGGAGGGCCTGGACGGCAAGAGCATCATCGCCGCCCTCAATGCCGGCGACTATACCGGCTCGGTGACTTATGACCTGTCCAAAACGCCTCCGCCGCCCGCCAAAGAAGGCCAGCCCCAGCGCCGGGCCGCCGCCATCGACTGGCCGGCCCGGGTCCAATTGAACGGGATCATCTCCGGATTGTTCGCCGATTACATGTACTACGGCACGGGTGACACGGGCGGCGCGCCCAACGAGCCCTCCGTCAAGCTCATGGAAGCGCTCGCGACCAACGGGCAGGCGATACTCGCCCCCGGCGCTCCCGCCGTTAAGGTAGGCGATGGACCGGTCAAAGTGATCTCGGCCAGGTCCGATCAGATGTTTCTCGACATCAGCCCCGAGACCCGGGCCAAGCTGCCCCGCTACAAGGGCGACCTCGAGCTGACCAACCACTCCGCCGGCTCCATCACCTCGCAGGCTTACATGAAGCGCTGGAACCGCCGCAACGAAGTCCTGGCCGACGACGCCGAGATGGCCTCGGTTGCCGCCGATTGGCTGGGCGGCCGGGCTTATCCCCGGAAAAAGCTCAACGACGCCTGGACCCTGGTCATGGGCGGGCAGTTCCACGACATCATCCCGGGCACAAGCATTCCCAAGGCCTATGAATACGCCTGGAACGACGAAGTCCTGGCTCTCAATCAGTTCGGCGGCGTGCTGACGAGCGCCGTCGAATCCGTCGCCTCGGTCCTCGATACCCGCGTCCAGGGCTCGGCCGTCGTCGTCACCAATGGCCTGTCCATCCCCCGCCAGGATATCGTCGAGGCGGCCGTCGAATTTCCCGCCGGCGCGCCCAAGGCTGTCCGCGTCTTCGGGCCCGACGGCAAGGAAGTCCCGGCCCAGCTTCACAACGGCAAGGTCCTCTTCGCCGCCAAAGTTCCCCCGGTCGGGTTCGCCGTTTACGACGTCCGGCCGGCCGAAGCCCCCATGCCCTCGACCCTCAAAGTCGGGCCGTCGTCGCTCGAGAACGCCCGCTACCGCGTGACCTTGAACTCGAACGGGGACATGGCTTCGATCTTCGACAAGTTCGCGGGCAAGGAGCTTCTGGCCTCGCCCGCCCGGCTCGAGATCAAGACCGACAAGCCGGCCCAATGGCCGGCCTGGAACATGGATTGGGTCGACCAGAGCCGCCCGGCCCGGGCCTTTGTCGGCGGACCGGTCAAGCTTAAAGTCGTCGAGAACGGACCTGCCCGCGTCGCCTTCGAAATCACTCGCGAAGCCGAAGGCTCGACCTTCGTCCAGACCGTCCGCTTGGCGGCCGGAGACGCCGGGGGTCGGGTCGAATTCGCGATGGTCGTGGACTGGAAGACGCCCGGGAGCCATCTCAAGGCCGTCTTCCCCCTGACCGCCAAAAACAAGGTTGCGACTTACAACTGGGACATCGGCACGATCGAGCGGCCGACCAACAGCGAAAAGCAGTTCGAGATGCCCTCCCATCAGTGGGTCGACCTGACCGACGCCTCAGGCTCGTTCGGCGCCACCCTCCTGACCGGAGCCAAGTTCGGCTCGGATAAGCCGGACGACCACACCCTGCGACTGACCCTCATCCGCACGCCCGGCATCGAGGGCAACCGCGGCTACACCGACCAGACCTCGCAGGATTGGGGCCGGCACGAGATCGTTTACGGGATCGCCGGCCACGCCGGAGACTTCCGCAAGGGCGGCACAGACTGGCAGGGATTGCGGCTCGATCAGCCGCTCGCCGTCTTCGCCGTTCCCGCCCACCCCGGAGCCCTCGGTAAATCGCTTTCGCTGATGTCGGTCGGCAACGATCGCGTCCGGGCCCTGGCCTTCAAGAAGGCCGAGCAAAGCGACGAGATCGTCGTCCGCCTGGTCGAGATGAGCGGCAAGCCGGCTAAGGGCGTCAAGGTGGCGTTCGCCGCCCCGCTCACGGCGGCCCGCGAGACCAACGGTGTCGAAGCCGTCGTCGGGCCCGCCAAGCTGGCCGGCGGCACGCTGATCGCGGACTTCGGACCCTTCGAGGTCCGTTCGTTCGCGGTGAAGATGGGCCCCCCGCCTGCCCGCACGGGAGCGCCCAAGTTCCAAGCCGTTCCGCTCGCTTATGATGTGTACGCCTCGACGCACGATGGACGGGTTCCCGTGGGTGGGTTCGACGCCGAGGGCCGGACCCTGCCGTCCGAGATGCTGCCGGCCCGCATCGAGTACGGCGGGATCGAGTTCGCGCTCGGCCCGGCCGACAAGCGCAACGCGGCGACGGCACGGGGGCAGGTGCTTCCGCTCCCGGCCGGGACGAGCGGCCGCGTCTACATTCTGGCCGCGTCGGCGGCCGGCGATCAGAAAGCGGCATTCAAGATCGGAGACCAAACGGTCCAGCTGACGATCCAGGACTGGGGCGGATATATCGGCCAGTGGGACAACCGCATCTGGACGACCCGGGAGGAGCTCGTTCCGGCCGGCCAGAACCGATCCGGTCAGCCGCGCCTCAGGACGATCCAGGAATATGCGGGCCTCGTCCCCGGCTTCATCAAGCCGGCGCCGGTGGCCTGGTTTGCCTCGCACCGGCACCTGCAGGACGGCACAAACGACGTGTATGCCTACGCCTACCTGTTCGCCTACGCGATTGAGGTGCCGGCTGGAGCGACGACCCTGACGCTGCCGGAAAACGACCGGATCCGGATCCTGGCCGTCACGGTTTCGGACGAGGGCCGCGCCGTCCGGCCGGTCCAGCCGCTGTTCGATACTCTGGAGAAATAA
- a CDS encoding beta-galactosidase gives MPQRRRLPAPLAIPLLASLIAVLLAGGAACRTETSREPAPTAGEASTIPPPRAAAGDAQRFFPKSDLMTLGVYYYPEHWPEAQWDRDFAKMAEMGFAFTHFAEFSWAFLEPQEGRFEFGWLDRAIGLAAKHGLKVVLGTPTAAPPAWMAERHPGILLVSADGRRREHGGRADGSLADAEFRQYAWKIASAMADRYGRDDRVWGWQIDNEPGAPDDYSPSARTAFQAWLKTRFGTIDKLNQAWGVAFWSLHYDRFEQVVIPNVSLFAEDKTSPHAVLDFRRFTADAQADFLDRQAAIIRAKARPGQWITTNYTNVTQNADPRRTQQLDFASFTMYPVRGRDELGPDGFRLGSPHRMAMACDYYRPISGVTGVMELQPGQVNWASINPQPMPGAIRMWLWHAFAGGSSFACTYRFRHPTFGSELYHDGIVGPDGVTPSRGGLEFAQVASEMKRLRALYDPAARMPDRLAARRTGFLWSHENLWDLENHKETALWDTWRHRFNYQAAVKSAGAPMDYIGERDDFSRYPFLVAPAYQLMDKPLAAKLKAYVEQGGHLLLSCRSGQKDKSGRLPESPWAGLIQPLIGAEIEFFDVLLENGRGRVEREGASYDWNAWADILRPDPGTEVEAKYTNQFYAGRAAAVSRRLGRGTVAYIGVETKDGRLEREIVRAMYRLAGTPIEDLPPGVYIEWRDGFFTAVNYSSSPAAIRPAAGSKILIGKAPLAPAEVLVWREK, from the coding sequence ATGCCCCAGCGCCGCCGGCTCCCTGCCCCGCTCGCCATCCCTCTGCTGGCCTCGCTCATTGCGGTCCTGCTCGCGGGCGGCGCCGCCTGCCGAACCGAGACAAGCCGCGAACCGGCTCCAACCGCAGGCGAGGCCTCCACGATCCCGCCCCCCCGAGCGGCCGCGGGCGATGCCCAGCGCTTCTTTCCCAAGAGCGATCTGATGACGCTCGGGGTCTATTACTACCCCGAGCACTGGCCCGAGGCGCAATGGGATCGGGATTTCGCCAAGATGGCGGAGATGGGCTTCGCCTTCACTCATTTCGCCGAATTTTCCTGGGCCTTCCTCGAGCCGCAGGAAGGGCGGTTTGAATTCGGCTGGCTGGACCGAGCCATCGGACTGGCGGCCAAGCACGGCCTCAAAGTCGTTTTGGGCACGCCCACGGCGGCCCCCCCCGCATGGATGGCCGAACGGCACCCCGGAATCCTGCTCGTGTCCGCCGACGGCAGACGCCGCGAACACGGCGGCCGGGCCGACGGCTCGTTGGCCGACGCGGAGTTCCGGCAATATGCCTGGAAGATCGCCTCGGCCATGGCCGACCGCTACGGCCGGGACGACCGCGTCTGGGGCTGGCAGATCGACAACGAGCCCGGCGCTCCGGACGATTACAGCCCCTCGGCCCGGACGGCTTTCCAGGCCTGGCTCAAGACCCGCTTCGGCACAATCGATAAGCTCAACCAGGCCTGGGGCGTAGCTTTCTGGAGCCTGCACTATGACCGTTTCGAGCAGGTCGTGATCCCCAACGTCTCCCTGTTCGCGGAGGACAAAACCAGCCCCCACGCGGTGCTGGACTTCCGCCGCTTCACCGCCGACGCGCAGGCCGATTTCCTGGACCGGCAGGCGGCGATCATCCGAGCCAAAGCCCGGCCCGGGCAGTGGATCACCACGAACTACACCAACGTGACTCAAAATGCCGACCCGCGGCGCACCCAGCAGCTCGATTTCGCCTCGTTCACCATGTACCCCGTCCGAGGCCGGGACGAGCTCGGCCCCGACGGATTCCGCCTCGGCTCGCCCCACCGCATGGCCATGGCCTGCGACTACTACCGGCCGATCTCGGGTGTCACCGGCGTCATGGAGCTTCAACCCGGGCAAGTCAATTGGGCCTCGATCAATCCCCAGCCGATGCCCGGCGCCATTCGGATGTGGCTGTGGCACGCTTTCGCCGGCGGCAGCTCCTTCGCCTGCACCTACCGCTTTCGCCATCCGACCTTCGGCAGCGAGCTCTACCATGACGGCATTGTCGGCCCCGACGGCGTAACCCCTTCGCGGGGAGGCCTGGAGTTCGCCCAAGTCGCTTCCGAGATGAAACGGCTGCGAGCGCTCTACGATCCTGCCGCCCGGATGCCGGACAGGCTGGCGGCCCGGCGGACCGGATTTCTGTGGAGCCACGAGAATCTCTGGGATCTGGAGAACCACAAAGAGACGGCGCTATGGGATACCTGGCGGCATCGGTTCAATTACCAGGCAGCCGTTAAATCCGCGGGCGCACCAATGGACTACATCGGCGAAAGGGACGATTTCTCCCGGTATCCGTTCCTGGTGGCGCCCGCTTATCAGCTCATGGACAAACCGCTGGCGGCCAAGCTCAAGGCCTATGTCGAACAGGGCGGCCACCTCCTCCTCTCCTGCCGGAGCGGTCAGAAAGATAAATCGGGCCGACTGCCGGAATCCCCCTGGGCCGGCCTGATCCAGCCGCTGATCGGGGCCGAAATCGAATTCTTCGACGTTCTGCTCGAAAACGGACGGGGCCGGGTCGAGCGCGAGGGCGCGTCCTATGACTGGAACGCCTGGGCCGACATCCTGCGCCCGGATCCCGGCACCGAAGTCGAGGCCAAGTACACGAACCAGTTCTACGCCGGGCGGGCGGCCGCTGTCTCGCGTCGGCTCGGCCGCGGCACGGTCGCATATATCGGGGTCGAGACCAAGGACGGTCGCTTGGAGCGCGAGATCGTCCGGGCCATGTACCGGCTGGCCGGGACTCCGATCGAGGACCTGCCTCCGGGCGTCTATATCGAGTGGCGCGACGGCTTTTTCACAGCCGTCAACTATTCATCCTCCCCCGCCGCGATCCGCCCGGCCGCCGGATCGAAGATCCTGATCGGAAAGGCCCCGCTTGCCCCGGCCGAAGTGCTGGTCTGGCGCGAAAAATGA